The Vicia villosa cultivar HV-30 ecotype Madison, WI unplaced genomic scaffold, Vvil1.0 ctg.000659F_1_1, whole genome shotgun sequence genome contains the following window.
CCAAACTTTTGTTTGGCATGTACTCATACATCAACAACTTCTCATCGCCTTCAATACAACAGCCAAGAAGTCTTACAAGATTGCGGtgttgaagcttacaaatcacTACCACTTCATTCATGAATTCCTCCAACCCTTGTCTAGATGCACTAGAAAGTCTTTTAACTGCAATTTCTTGACCATCTTGCAGTTTCCCCTAGAAGAAAATATCATGTGACAACTTCTATGGACAACGGTTTCAAAATAATTACAACTGTTGCTTTTAAGATACCTTGTATACTGTGCCAAAACCACCCTGTCCAAGTTTATTGGACAAGTGAAAGCTGTTTGTGGCGGTTGCAAGCTTTTCAAAATCATATATTAATAGCTCTTGCAGTTTACCTTGAGGCATTTCTCCAATTCTGTTGTCACTAGTATAACTTTCTGGTGCCCCACATTTATTAGATAGTTGGAAAGGTTTGCTGTTATTTTCCCTTACTGAATTAATAAAGTGCCACAGTCTAGCTGCAGGAAAAACTCACAACTTGAGCTTAGTTCCTCatcaatagaaaataaatttcatGATCCGAATTGAATCAATAAAGATGTTATATTGGTATATTACCTGGTTGGTTTGATCTTCTTCTCCATATGATATATGCACAAATGAAAATTACGAGAGTTCCAATTATTGTTGTGCTTATAATGATGATTGTCTTGTTTCTCCCTCGATCTGTAAATAGGaaacttttatatttaaaatattaaaaaaattcaatcaaGTCCTAACTCCTAAGAGATAGAATCATGTTAATGACCTATGTTTCAAATGCTTTAACAAACAACGCAAAGAGCGTACCAAGTTCTGCGTTGGCTACGCGAACATACAGATCAAGTCCTCCAGTTTGGAGTTGTTGTATGTCGAGTAGATTTCGGGTCCAAGACATGCAGCCAATCCCATCATCATGAGAATATGCAAGGCAAGAGCAATTCTCCAAGCATAGGCTTCTGCATATATCTGGTGTAACAGTTGAACCTTGAGCAAAATCTGGAACTTTAATCATCTGTAGTTTCAAAAACCCGTCTTCCTTTCTACTTTTCGTTTTATTGTTGACCCTTTCACACTGCAAAGGGGTTCTCCTAACACACCCGCCAGTCCAGTCGTTTCGATTCCATTCAAGTATGTTTCTTGGTTCAAATCCTCTCAAACAGCTGCATATTGGTGAATTCAAGGAACTACAGCTTGAAAATGCCCCACATATACTATAAACATCACACGCTGAGTCTCGGCTTGTCCATGTAACGCGAACTTCTTTCTTTTCATCATCCCACCGTGTTTCTTCTAATATTCCTTCAGAATTCAGGTGATAGAAAACAAATTCTCCGTCATTCTGTATTGTGTAGTATACAATAATATTCCCTTCTCCATCGTCCCCGCCTTGAAAACCAAAAAAGTATGCAACTGTCATTGCCTGTATCCCAGTGAAGACTCCCCCATTCCAGGGACCGCTGCGCCAGTGTGGCTGTGTTTCTTTCCAAATGAACACTTCAATTATATGTTGGCGTTCAACAGTACCAGAAGAGAAAATACCAACGGATGGATCAAAACGACTTTTCCATGATTTGAGATTTACACTCTTACCTGTCCTTTTGTCGATTGAAAGTTTCATGCTAGGCAGTAATGTATCTGAAGGTTGCTGAATACTCTGCCATAAGATGTTTCTCGTCGTGCTCTCCAAAAGGACGAGGTTACCAAAGTCTGAAAACTGTGAAGTTGTATTGGATGCTGTGTTGGAAACATTTGATGACCAATAAACGCGTTTCTGTCCGTTTAATATCACAAGATTGCCATCTTCAGATATTGTGACAATCCCGTTATAATCATTCAGCGGCTGGTTTCTGTTTGCCACCCATATGATTGTAGATTGAGACTTCCACCAAATACCAACGTATCGATTTGTTGAGTTTTTTGAGCTAAAGAACCCCAAGGTGAAGTTACCATCTTTGGAGATTAGAGTTTCAGGGTCCTTGATAAATGAAGCCGATGTGATCGTGTCTATACCAGTACTAACATGTAGTAGCAAATACAAACACGAAATGAACAAAACAGAAAACAAATATCCACAGTTGCTAAAACTCATTAGGGTGATCAATGAACAGATTATGATCAACCGTCTCACGAATCACGAGTAACAATTATGAAGATTACCA
Protein-coding sequences here:
- the LOC131630206 gene encoding G-type lectin S-receptor-like serine/threonine-protein kinase At1g11300; this encodes MSFSNCGYLFSVLFISCLYLLLHVSTGIDTITSASFIKDPETLISKDGNFTLGFFSSKNSTNRYVGIWWKSQSTIIWVANRNQPLNDYNGIVTISEDGNLVILNGQKRVYWSSNVSNTASNTTSQFSDFGNLVLLESTTRNILWQSIQQPSDTLLPSMKLSIDKRTGKSVNLKSWKSRFDPSVGIFSSGTVERQHIIEVFIWKETQPHWRSGPWNGGVFTGIQAMTVAYFFGFQGGDDGEGNIIVYYTIQNDGEFVFYHLNSEGILEETRWDDEKKEVRVTWTSRDSACDVYSICGAFSSCSSLNSPICSCLRGFEPRNILEWNRNDWTGGCVRRTPLQCERVNNKTKSRKEDGFLKLQMIKVPDFAQGSTVTPDICRSLCLENCSCLAYSHDDGIGCMSWTRNLLDIQQLQTGGLDLYVRVANAELDRGRNKTIIIISTTIIGTLVIFICAYIIWRRRSNQPARLWHFINSVRENNSKPFQLSNKCGAPESYTSDNRIGEMPQGKLQELLIYDFEKLATATNSFHLSNKLGQGGFGTVYKGKLQDGQEIAVKRLSSASRQGLEEFMNEVVVICKLQHRNLVRLLGCCIEGDEKLLMYEYMPNKSLDAFIFDPFKNKLLDWRTRYSIIEGIARGLLYLHRDSRLRIIHRDLKASNVLLDEELNPKISDFGMARIFGGGEDQVNTCRIVGTYGYMSPEYAMQGLFSEKSDVFSFGVLLLEIVTGKRNSNFYDNEHGQSLLGFIWTQWMENNILSLIDPEIYDSSHHNYILRHIHIGLLCVQELAADRPSMAAVISMLNSEAALSPPSSKPAFILMKNLLNSKWPEECQSVSSINNVSVTDVCGR